The genomic stretch TGCCTCGACTGTCTGACCGAGCCAGGCATCGTTGGCGGAATCGTTGCTGGCCGCTCCGCCACCCTCATTCGCCCTGCACGCAACGATTCAGCCGTACGAGGCCCGCGAGGGAGTTTCGAGGCGGCCTGACCGGACCAACCCGCTCCGCCACTCAGGCCAGACGAAAAAACCGAGCATCTCCTCCACACAAAGCCTGGATCCCCGCCTTCGCGGGGATGACACCTCGGTAATGCCCAAGAGATCGCGCACAGCTTTCCACGCCCACGCATCAGCGCAATACCGAAAATATCACGCAGTGCCGTGGTGGGGCGGGTTGGTCCGGGCAGGTTGCCTCGACTGTCTGACCGAGCCAGGCATCGTTGGCGGAATCGTTGCTGGCCGCTCCGCCACCCTCGTTCGTCCTGCACGCAACGATTCAGCCGTACGAGGCCCGCGAGGGAGTTTCGAGGCGGCCTGACCGGACCAACCCGCTCCGCCACTCAGGCCAGACGAAAAAACCGAGCATCTCCTCCACACAAAGCCTGGATCCCCGCCTTCGCGGGGATGACACCTCGGTAATGCCCAAGAGATCGCGCACAGCTTTCCACGCCCACGCCTCAGCACAATACCGACAATATCACGCAGTGCCGTGGTGGGGCGGGTTGGTCCGGGCAGGTTGCCTCGACTGTCTGACCGAGCCAGGCATCGTTGGCGGAATCGTTGCTGGCCGCTCCGCCACCCTCGTTCGTCCTGCACGCAACGATTCAGCCGTACGAGGCCCGCGAGGGAGTTTCGAGGCGGCCTGACCGGACCAACCCGCTCCGCCACTCAGGCCAGACGAAAAAACCGAGCATCTCCTCCACACAAAGCCTGGATCCCCGCCTTCGCGGGGATGACACGTCGCCATACCGAAGGGATGACGCATGAACCTACCGGGAGCAGACGCATCGTTATGCCAAAAGGCTCTAACGTGGCATTGCCGAGGGGATGGCGCGGAGTAGTTCCGCAAAAACAACACAGCGCAATACCCAAAATAGACGCTTGCCTTCAAGCCACCCATCGGTTCATGATAGAGATCATGAAAGCCTCGCACACTCCAGCCCCCCGCCCCTCCTCCGGACACGCCGACCATGGCAGAATCGTCGAGGAAGGCCAGCCCTGCCTCGACTCCCTGCAGCTTGAACACCTGGAACGCGAATTCCGGACCTGGGCCAAAGATTCCAAACGCGCGGACGTGACCATATCCCGCAAGCGCATCCTGCTCATCTTTCTGCTCATCCGCCACACCGGAGCCAAACTGCACGAGGTCCTGGACCTTAACCCCCTGGCGGACATCGACCATGACCGCCTGATCGTGACTTTCGGCAAGTCCATTCCGGAGCAGGTCAGATCCGTGCCTCTGGCGCACCCCCTGGCCCTGGAAATCCGCGACATGTTTGCCGATGAAGCCTTTCGCAACACGGCCGGGCAAGCGCTCGGCGTTGACCCGGCCTTTGTTCGGCGCAAATTCTATGAACGGGCCCTGGCCTGCGGCTTTCCAAAAACCCTTGGCAGTCCGGAAATGATCCGCAAATCCAGAGGGGTGGAGCTGATGCAGTCCAACATGCCCCTGCCCGCCGTACAAATGTATCTCGGACACTCCACGCCCAACCTGACCTCCGCCTTCGTGTCCTTTTCCGAAGACGAGATCCGCGCCATCACCTCTTCCTTCCTGCAACGGGAAAGCCACCGCAAGACCAGCGCGCGCAATTCATTTTTCGGTAAAATCACGGGCATCCGTCCCGCCGACATCCAGGCCGAGGTGGAACTCACCACCCTTGACGGCCAGATCATCTCTTCGGTCATCACCCTGGACAGCCTGCACCGTCTGGGGCTCAAGACCGGACGGCTGGCCACGGTGGAGGTCAAGGCGCCCTGGGTGACCCTGTACAAGACCGAAAAAGAGCCCCTCTGCACCGCTGAAAATCGCATCCCCGGCGTCATCACCCGCATCAAGCGCGGCCGGGTCAACACCGAGTACGTGCTGCGCATCGGCCCGGACACGGAACTGTGCGTGATCACGACCACTGACAGCCTGCGCCGTCTTGAGTTGCAGGAAAGGGACTCTGTCTGGGCAGTTTTCGGCAGTTACGCCACCATTCTGCGGGTCGATTGACCCGGCCAAGGTCGCATCGTCTTAACCAGGAGACATTGATTCCATGAACGATGAACGGACGAGAGACCACTTTATCGAGATGAACGCCCGTGAATACGGCCCCATCTTCAATTACATCAATTGGATCACCGAGGAACGCGCCAGGCTGGCGAATCAGGAGCGGATTCAGCTCCTGCAAGCGCCGGGCGTCAGCGTGTCATGCCTTGGGACCAAGATCCATCACGGCGCGTTGTCGCCGGGATGCCTGCAGTGCTCGGGAATGGCATGGTCCTGCCTGTTCATCAGCGGGCGATGCAACGGGCGGTGCTTCTACTGCCCGACGCCCCAAAACATGGATGATCCGCCCATGTCCGGGAGCGTGCCGTTTCATCGCGCCCAGGACTACGCCGACTATGTCCGCTTTTTCGGATTTGGAGGAGCGAGCGTCAGTGGCGGCGAACCCTTTCTGGACTTCGACAAGAGTCTCGCCTTCGTGCAGAGCTTGCGCCGCACCTGCGACCCGGCGCTGCACATCTGGCTCTACACCAACGGCATGCTGGTCACGGAAGAGAAACTCGCCAGACTCGCGGCCGCCGGGCTGAACGAGATCCGTTTCGACATCGGAGCCACGGACTATGACCTCAAATTCGTGCGTCAGGCAGCAGGCATCGTGGCCACGGTCACGGTGGAAATTCCCGCCGTGCCGGAAGAAGCCGGACTCCTTGAAGCATTGCTGCCCGAACTGTCGGCGGTCGGAGTTTCGCATCTGAACCTGCACCAGCTGCGCCTCACTCCCCACAATGCCAGACATTTGCTAGAACATGATTATACGTACATTCATGGCCCCAAGGTCACGGTGCTGGAGTCGGAACTCTGCGCCCTCGGGCTCGTGGCCCATGCGGCCGCGCACAAGCTGGAACTGGCCGTGAATTACTGCTCTTTTGTCTACAAATACCGTTTTCAGGCTGCGGCAAGCCGCAGGCGATTTGGCGTGCGCCTGCTTGAAAACGGCGAATTGCTGACCGAGAACGGCTTCATTCGCACCCCTCAGACGGCCGTGGCTACAGCGGAGACCGGCTCGAACCCGCAGGCTCCGGAGGACGAAAGGCTGCTCCGAATGAACCGTGCAGGCAGCCCGAGCTACGCGGCCGCCTTTGTGCGCCCCCTGGCCAACCCGGAGTTCCAGCACCGGGAGATACCCATCTCCGTGGATTTTGCCGTATTTCTGGAACGCCATCCCGCAAGACCGACAGCGGACACCTTCGCCGAGCATCCCGGAGCGGATCCGGCCACGGCGGGCCTCCATCAGCCCAGTCTTGAGGAATCGTGCGAATGGATCACGCCGGGCCTTGGCGTGTACTTTTGAAAAAAACCGCTTTCCCTGATTTCTTTCCTGGAGGAGCCATGAACATTCTCTCATCCCGCAAAATTTTCATATACGCAGCGATGTCGGCCGTACTGACCCTGATCTTGGCCTGCTCGCACACTCCGTTCAACGAACGCTACCAGCCCGGAGCCGAGACGATTTTCCTGTGGCGGGACGAACCCATCCCCCTGGAACCGGAGTGGAGATATCTTGACGAGGCGAAGGTCTTCGTACGCGGCGAAATCCAGGATTCCATCCTGACCCCGGTGGATGAGGTCAGGTCCCTCATCTTTGTGCGTGAAGGGCAGGAGCCTCCCGCGATCCTGATCCTGTCCCGGGTGATCAAGACCAGCCAGGTCGACATTTTCCGTTACCTTGGCGGGAACAAGAAGGACATCGAGGGCTACCCCTACCGCGAAGCCGCCTATGGACTGAGTTCTGATTCGACCGATCCGGAATACGGACAGTATTTTGAAAAAATCCGCGCGGCAGGCCTCACTCCGGCGCCGGAGTACAGGGTTCGGGTTCTGGACAGGCTGCCCGTGGACACGACGCTGGTCCGCATCATGGAACTCACCCCCGGAAAAGCGCACCTCACCCTGCCCGCGTATGGCAAGCTGTATCCTCAGGAGCGCCGGGAATTGTTCCATCCCCGACCATTCTAGATACGAAACCTGTTGGAAATGAAGTGGAAAACTACATGGTTGACAGTCCGCCTCCCTTTCCATAAAAGCGCTTTCTGGCTCTTGTTCCCCGGTAGCTCAGCTGGCAGAGCAGGTGGCTGTTAACCACCGTGTCGGCAGTTCAAATCTGTCCCGGGGAGCCACGAATTTCCCGCCCATACGGCGACAAAACCCCTTGAATTCTCAAGGGGTTTTTTGTTGGCCGTGTCACATGTCCGCCAGGATCAGGCCCACTGCCTTCCAGACTTTCGTTCCCGATTCTTGCAACCGCCACCACATGGGCAAACACTGTCGTCCTCACAAACGCCTGCCTGCGTCGCCATAAAATCCCGCAAGGAGCGGCTAGCCAAAAAAAACGGCGCAAAGCCGAAGCCCGCGCCGTTAAGCGTGCCTTGTCCGTACCGCTATTTGCGTGCAGCCTGGGCTTTCCGCGCTTCCACATAGTGAGCGGCGGCCAGCGCAGCCACGCAGCCGTCGGCCGCGGCCAGGACGATCTGGTTGGCGTACTTCTGGCGCAGGTCGCCCACGGCGAAGATGCCGGGCAGGCTGGTTTCGCATTTCTCGTCGGTTACGACGTAACCGGCAGCGTTCATCTTGACGCCCGCAGGGACAAGGGCGTTGTTGGGCATAAAGCCCACAAAGATGAACACGCCGTCGGTGGCGATCT from Desulfomicrobium macestii encodes the following:
- a CDS encoding TOBE domain-containing protein codes for the protein MKASHTPAPRPSSGHADHGRIVEEGQPCLDSLQLEHLEREFRTWAKDSKRADVTISRKRILLIFLLIRHTGAKLHEVLDLNPLADIDHDRLIVTFGKSIPEQVRSVPLAHPLALEIRDMFADEAFRNTAGQALGVDPAFVRRKFYERALACGFPKTLGSPEMIRKSRGVELMQSNMPLPAVQMYLGHSTPNLTSAFVSFSEDEIRAITSSFLQRESHRKTSARNSFFGKITGIRPADIQAEVELTTLDGQIISSVITLDSLHRLGLKTGRLATVEVKAPWVTLYKTEKEPLCTAENRIPGVITRIKRGRVNTEYVLRIGPDTELCVITTTDSLRRLELQERDSVWAVFGSYATILRVD
- a CDS encoding radical SAM protein; the protein is MNDERTRDHFIEMNAREYGPIFNYINWITEERARLANQERIQLLQAPGVSVSCLGTKIHHGALSPGCLQCSGMAWSCLFISGRCNGRCFYCPTPQNMDDPPMSGSVPFHRAQDYADYVRFFGFGGASVSGGEPFLDFDKSLAFVQSLRRTCDPALHIWLYTNGMLVTEEKLARLAAAGLNEIRFDIGATDYDLKFVRQAAGIVATVTVEIPAVPEEAGLLEALLPELSAVGVSHLNLHQLRLTPHNARHLLEHDYTYIHGPKVTVLESELCALGLVAHAAAHKLELAVNYCSFVYKYRFQAAASRRRFGVRLLENGELLTENGFIRTPQTAVATAETGSNPQAPEDERLLRMNRAGSPSYAAAFVRPLANPEFQHREIPISVDFAVFLERHPARPTADTFAEHPGADPATAGLHQPSLEESCEWITPGLGVYF